The sequence below is a genomic window from Armatimonadota bacterium.
TCCATGTCTCACCCCCATAGAATCAGACGAAACGTCCACTAGAAAGGATACTCGGTTGGCCGCACTGGTTAAAATGCTAGGTACCGATGCGATTCCTCGGATGCCTCGTCCTGTTTGTAGCCGCAAGCTCCATGGCCCAGTTTTCTCCGAAGGAAACACAAATGATCGCCGATACGTTGAGCGTTGGCGGGTACACGGTGGACGATCTGCAGTTTGCCAGGCAGAGCTTTGTGCCCCAGTTTGGGCTGGACCTCTGCAATAAGGCGCTCGCTTCGCCGATTTCTGGGGCGGAGTCGATCATGGCCCTGCACGCGAAAGCCGACACCAGTACCCAGTCAATGCTGACGACGATCATCAGCGATTGCTTCAAGGACACGAATCAGTCGTTCAACCACGTCGCCATAACCGGCCCTCTGAAGAATGCGGCTCTCCTCCCCGAAGAGCTTCGACAGCCGGTGGCTGACCTGGTCAGCGCAATCTCGACGGCCAACGCGCAAATCAAGGATGCGACCTCCAAGTTGACGCCGGAAGAGAAGCGGGCGATCATCGAATCGCTGCCGCAATGGGCGGCGTTGGGGACGGACATTCCGTTCGAATTTGTTTCTAAGCCGAAGATTTCACAGGAGTCGCTGTATGCGCTTTTGGCCAAGGTCAACCTGCCGATGATCCGGAATGCGGCGCTGGAGCTCGATCACGAGGTTCAGGACGCCTTGCCGAAGATTCGCCTTGCGGCGGCGGCGGGATGGAAAAGTCGAGCGATCTTTTCCGAGAACGGCGTGAATGTCGAGGTCGCGGGCGTTAACGACGATCTGCACGATACGCGGAACTCGCACCTCTGCATCGACCTGGGTGGGCGAAACCGGTACACGGGCCGCTATGGTGCCGGGATTGGCTACGCCAGTGTCGTGATCGACTTGGGGAGCGACATTAAGTCCGACTTTCCCGACGCGTCGGCGGGAGTGGGAATTCTGGGCATCGGGGAGGCGATCTTCGAGGGCGCACGGCCCGATTTGATTGCGAAGAACATCGCTTTTGGCTCTGGGTTGGCGGGAGTTGGCGTCATTAAGGTCGATCAAGCGTTTCGCATGGAATCTCGGTCGTTGGGGCAGGGATTCGGCATGTGCGGGATCGGCCTGATGATCGGAAGCAAGGGGTCGGATACTCAGAAGATTGGGTACCTGGGGCAAGGCGCGGGAATGATGGGCGGCGTTGGATGGCTCTTTAATCCGGCTGGTAATGATCGCTACCGTGCGGGTGGGCTGGTGCCGGACGGCATTTCCCGACAAGGTTTTCTCTGCCGCGCGCAAGGCTACTGCGGCATTTTGCCGGGCGGAATGGGACTGCTGACGGATAACGACGGCGACGACCTCTACGAAGCAGGCGCAGAGTCGCAGGCGAGCGCGAGCGGTTGCGGCATCGCAAGCCTATACGACCTGGAGGGTGAAGACGCCTACTTTGTGCATCGCAAGGGACAGGCGTTCGCGGAAGACGAGGGCGTGGCGATGCTTTTCGATATGGCGGGGGACGACGTGTATATGGTTCGAGAGAATCAGTGTCATGCCTACGCGGTGGATCGGAGCGTGGCGCTGGTGCTCGATCGGGCGGGGAACGACGTGGTGGCGGCGCACGACAGCGAGCCAGCGACGGCGCAGGAAGGCTCGGTGGCGATCTATTTGGATGCCGAGGGCTCGGATACGTTCGCGGGCCCGGTCGGGGTAGGTGTAACGGTGGATGGCCGATTTGGTGTCGGCCTTTTTGCGGACTTCGGTGGCGATAACAAGATTGCATCTGGCCCTGGCCCGGGGGCGGCGGTTTACCGCGATCATGCGATTGCCTACAACGGCGAAGGTGGGGTGAGCGATGAACTTCCATCCTTGCCGCGGGCGGGCTCGATCCATGCCAGCGACGATGAAATCGACGACCTTTGGGAGAAGGTGCAAGCGAGCGGGAAGGACGCCTTTGAGGCGGGCAGGAAGCTGAATGGGATTGGTCAGCCCGCGTTTGAGCGTTTTTGCACCAAGTTTGCTGAGCATTCGACGCCTCGGTCTCGCCGAGTGGCGGCGAGCATCGTGAGTCAGGTCCCAGGAGCCCGAAAGGTGCTGGCGGATAAGGCTTCGATTGCGAAGGACTTTGCCGAGCGGGCGCTTTTCGAAGTTGCGACGTTGGCGAACTGTCCGGACCTGCGGACATACATTGGTCCAGCCCTGCAGAACGAGGCGACGCGGCGCATGGCGACGCGATACGCGGCGGCAATCGGGGCAACCGAGTTCATCGATCCCATTTCCGGCCTGGTGCTGGCGGGCGATGCCCTGACGGCGCAAGACGCGGTGATCGCGATCGCGAAACTGGGCGACGCGAAGCTGGTTTCGACGATGGAGTCTCTGATGCAGACTAAGGATTTAGTCATCCGAGAGCAGGCCATCCAGTTCATTGCTAAGTATCCGCGCGGTTTGGAACTCGGCAAGCAGATGATGGGACGGAGTGACGAGCATTCGCTGATGACCGGAATCGAACTGCTGGGGGCGGTGGGCACCGATGAGGCGCTCCGATTGGCGGGATCGGGACTCAATTCGACTTACAAAAACGTGAAGGTCAAGGCATTGACGACCCTGAGCGGGCGAGTGCCGGAGTCTTATCGGGCGCGGGTCATTGAGTTGACGAAGGATCCGAACCCAATGGTGGCGGCAGTGGCGCGCGGCGTCGATATTGGGCGATGAGAGCGGTTCATAGTTTGGTTCTTGCGGTTGTACTGATCGGTTGTGCGGGGCCATCGAAGCTGCCACCTTCTCCTTTGCGGGCACTGGTGTCGAAGGGACCAAGCGACGAAAAGATTACATCGATCCAGTTTGAGCCTCCAGCCACGTCGACTGTCGATCGAGCAGGCAAGAAGACGATTTGGGTCCCGTCCGGGTACAAATCGGAAGGAGAGGAAAAGCTTGGCTTTGCCAAGGCTGAGAAGCTTCCTGAAGCTACGGAACGGGCAAAAGCCATGTTGCCATCGATCCACCTTGGTGGTCCGAGCGAAATGAGCGTGCAGTTCGACGAGATGGTGGCCATCGTTCAAAGGGCTCCAGCTACGGCCGATTTTCCGATCGAGAAGTACGGGTTAGGGCCGTTTGGTCTGACGAACGACTTGTACTTCGGACATACGTTTTGGGACCTCGACGTTTGGATGGTGCCAGCGTTTTTGTTCATCAATCCAAGTGCGGCCAAGTCCGCCGCCGATTATCGCCTGGACCGCGCGGCCCAGGCACGACGGAACTTCAACGAGTGGGCGAAAGGGAAGAGCGAGGCTTTTGAACTGGGTGGGATGATGTTCCCATGGGAGTCGTCGGTCTCGGGCCGGGAGGTGTGCATCCAGAAGACCCGAAATCAACAGCATATTTCGGGCGACGTCGTCTGGGGTTTGACGCAATGCGAGGCGTTTGGGTTGGCCAACCCGACGGCAGTAGCGGACGTCACGCGGGGCGTGGCGCAGTTCTACGGCATGCGATCAAAACAGACGGCAAGGGGACGAGAGATTCTCGATGTGACTTCGCCCAACGAGAAGTTCGAGGGCGACAACGACCTCTACACGAACTTGCTGGCCGAATGGTGTTCGAATGGACGGCGATGGAGCCCCAGGCCAACCTACTATTTGCCGAAGGACCAGCAATCGCTCCTGAACTACGACAACGACCCGATGCGGGACTACCAGCAGGCGGCGGGGCTGTTGGCGATCTATCCACTTCAATATCCGGAGGCCGAGCGCGAGGCGAGGACGATGCTAGAGCGGTTTGGCGACAAAATCAGCCCGAACGGGCCAGCGATGGGGCACAGCGTGGTTGCGACGATTTGGGCGAGACTTGGTGAGCCCGAGAAGGCGTACGCGGCGTGGCTGGATAGTTGGAAACCGTACACGGACAATCCGAACCACTACTTTTCGGAACGGCGGAAGGTGCTTCGCGCCTACTTTTATACGGGCGCGGCAGGGGCGATCAATACGGTCATCTACGGCTTCGCCGGATTTCGAATCGACCGGATTCCGTTGCCGGGCGCGAAGTGGACGAAGCAGTTGAAGTCTGGCTGGTGGCTGAGCGTCAAGCCGTGCGTTCCGAAGGAGATCGGGCAGATTTCGATGCGAGGAATCGTGCTGGACGGCAAGCTTTACGATTTTTCCATGTCGAGTAACGGTGATTTTTCGGTCAAGCCGAGGGTCTGAGCGGGTATTCTATCCTTTTAGTTTGAAACGCTATCTCCTCCTCAGCGACGGCTCTATTTACGAGGGAACCGCCCTAGGAGCATCGGCCGATTCTGTAGGTGAGGTGGTCTTCAATACGGGGATGACCGGATACCAGGAAATCCTCACCGATCCCAGCTACGCCGGCCAAATGGTCATGCTGACCTACCCGCTCGTCGGCAACTACGGCATCAACGACGACGATTTCGAATCCGACCGCATCCAGGTTTCGGGATTTATCGTGAAAGAAGCCTGCGACGACCCGAGTAACTGGCGATCCGAGAAGACCCTCCATCAACTCCTTTGCGAGCGCGGCGTGACAGGAATTCAGGGATTGGATACCCGAATGATCACCAAGCACATTCGGAGCGCGGGCGTGACGATGGGCGTGATCTGCGACGACCCTGTGGCGGGCAAGCAATCGCTGGAGAGCGCGGATCGGTACGACGATAGCGACTTTGTGTACCAAGTGACAACCAAGGATTCGTACAAGTACGGTCCTTCGGGGCGAGAGTCGCTTGAGGAACCGGACGCCGAGGGTAGACCTCGACTGGTGGTGCTGGACTGTGGTCTAAAGTTCAACATTCTCCGACGGTTCTGGAGTGCAGGCTGTCAGCCGATTGTGGTTCCTTGCCACGCAAGCGTCGAAGAAATTTTGAACCATCGACCGGACGGAATCTTGCTGAGCCCTGGCCCGGGTGACCCGAAGCGGCTTCAGCCGGTCATCGAGACGGTGAAGAAGTTGATCGGGGTTCGACCGATCTTTGGCATCTGCCTTGGAAACCAGTTGCTGTGCCATGCCGTCGGCGGCGAGACGTACAAACTGAAGTTTGGCCACCGGGGAAGTAACCACGCAGTTCGCGACCTGGAGACGGGCAAGGTGACGATAACGAGCCAAAACCACGGCTATGCGGTCGACCCAGATTCGTTGAACGGCACTCGGGCGATGGTGACGCAGGTCAATGTGAACGACGACACCGTCGAGGGGATTCGCATCAAGGATGCCGACGCGTGGAGCATCCAATATCACCCCGAGGCGGCACCCGGCCCTTGGGATTCGCGTCCCTACTTCAACCAGTTTGTGGAGAAGATGAAGAGTGGCAATTGAACTTCTCGATAACCCACTGATCACGTCGCTCGAAGAAGACCTAATGGGGTCGTTCGGCTCCTTTCCCGAGGAAATCTATCTGATTTCGGTGGGTGACGGAAAGTTTGCGTGCAACAACGCGACAACTCCCGATGGCATGCAGGTGAACGGCTTGGCGTGTTTCCCGTCGCCAGACGACGTGACGACCTATATGGCTTCGGAAGGCGGCCTATCGGGCGACATCAAGAAGAGCTCATTTAATGACGCAAGAGAGATCGCCAAGAGCAAACCGGTGCTGGACTGCCTGTTCCTTTTCGCCGGAATTCGGATCGTCGAGATTCATTTCGTGCGGTAACGGAATTCCACAACTTGGCGAAAGTTGTTACGAATTTCTTTGAAATTTGATAGAATGTTAACGTCCTGGTTCATTCTAGGCTCCTGCCCTAATTTACCCATAGCTTCAATTCGGAGTTCTCATATCATGAAAATGAATCGAAATCGGGCATTTACACTCATTGAACTGCTCGTAGTTATTGCCATCATTGCCATTCTTGCGGCAATCCTTTTCCCTGTTTTCGCGCAAGCCAAAGAAGCGGCCAAGAAGACCGCCGACATCTCCAACAACAAACAGCTCCTTACGGGAACGATGATGTACATGGGAGACAACGACGACGTCTACCCGCTTCTGCGCGTTGGTCCGTCCAACTGGCAGTCGAACGTTACCGGCCCCCAGATCAATTCTGGTCACATCCTGCTTATCCCCTACGTGAAGAATAAGGACATCTGGAAGTCACCGAACGACTCGCTCGCTCGATGCGACGCGAACTCGACGGGCTACGGCTCCCCGGTTACGGGCGGCCCGGTTAGCTACGTCTTCTCGTACAACGGAAGCCAGAACATCAAGAACACCAGCGCGGCTCTGCCGTATGCGTGGGGTATCGCGGGTTGGCTCGCCACGAACGCCGATGGATCCATTCCTTCGGGCGGTACGGTTCGAACGACTTCGTTGACGGCCAGTCAGATCGGCGCTCCGTCATCGACCATTTGGCTGATGCCGAGCTACATCTCGTGGTCCTACTGGAACGGTCTGATGCAGCATCGCGCCGACCAGCGACAGTACGCATTCCCGCCGTCTGACCTTGCCGGTTCGCTTGCGACCTGGCCGGGCACGACCGCAGTTGGTGCCGCATGGTGCTCGAACGACTTTATGTCGCTCGGCGCTTACACGAAGAAGACCAACTGGGGCTTTGCCGACGGACACACGAAGACGATTGATCGATCGGCCATCATGGATCGCACCTGGCTGACCGACCCGACCACTGCAAATGCGAATAACCTGAAGAATCTCATCCACTGGGATGAAAGGTTCAAGTAGTAATGAACGAAAACCTTAAGAAAGGTCTTCTCATTGCAGCGGTAATTCTGCTGGTCGGCTTTGCCGGCTGGCAGATCGCAAAATCGGTTGGATCGGATACTCCGCACGTCGAGGCGGAAGCGAAGGTAGAACCGGGACACAAGTCGGAAAAGGAATTGGCGCTCGAAGCCCAGCAACAGGGCAAGACCACCACGCCTCAGCCGGCTGATTCGAAGTCTGAGGCCGATAAGGAAGCCGCTCTCGCAGGCGGCTAGGTCGAAACCTCTCTCGCAAAGGGTCTTCTCACAACGTGGGAAGGCCCTTTTTCACGGGTAAACTTTTGTTTTAATGAAAGTTCTTGTGATCGGCTCCGGGCCCATCGTCATCGGCCAAGCAGCGGAGTTTGATTATGCGGGAACCCAGGCGTGCAAGAGCCTGAAGGAGGAGGGCCACGAGGTTGTCCTCATCAATAGCAATCCCGCCACGATCATGACGGATCCGGGTGTAGCCGATGCACTTTACATCGAGCCTATGACGCTCGAATTCTGTACCCGCGTCATTGATCGCGAGAGACCGGACGCATTGTTGCCAACGCTAGGCGGTCAGACCGGCTTGAACCTTGCTACCCAGCTTCAGGACGCGGGCGTCCTCGACAAGTACAACATTCGCGTGCTCGGGACGCCGCTGAGCGCTATCAAGCAAGCTGAGGACCGCGAGAGCTTCCGCTCTCTCATGCGCGAGATTCAGGAACCGGTTCCTGAGAGCTGGATTGTGACGACGGATGCCGAACTCGAGGCGATCCTTGACGAAGTTCCTTATCCTTGTATCATTCGCCCGGCGTATACGCTTGGCGGCACAGGCGGAGGCATCGCCAACACTCGCGAAGAGCTTTGGGAAACTGGCCGGAAGGGGCTCAAGCTCTCCATGCGAAGCCAGATCATGGTCGAGCGCAGCCTGCTGGGCTGGAAAGAGGTCGAGTACGAAGTCATGCGTGACTCGAACGGGACGGTCATCACCGTCTGCAACATGGAGAACTTCGATCCGATGGGCGTTCATACCGGCGACTCCATTGTCATCGCCCCCTCGCAGACCTTAAGCGACATCGAGTACCACATGCTCCGCACGGCGTCGCTGAAGATCATTTCGGCGCTTGGGATCGAAGGTGGGTGCAACGTGCAGATGACCGTGAACCCGGATAGCTTCGACTACTACATCATTGAGGTTAACCCGCGCGTGTCTCGCTCGTCGGCGCTGGCGTCGAAGGCGACCGGGTATCCGATTGCTCGGGTGGCGGCGAAGATCGCCATGGGCATGACCCTCGATCAGATTCAAAACCAGGTCACGGGGACGACCAAGGCGGCCTTTGAACCGGCGCTGGACTATTGTGTGGTGAAGATTCCACGCTGGCCATTTGATAAGTTTGCTTCTGGCGATCGAACCCTGTTCACGCAGATGAAGGCGACCGGCGAGGTCATGGCGATCGACCGATCCTTCGAGGCGGCATTCATGAAGGCGATCCGGGGCTTGGAGATCAAGCAGAAGGATCTGCGACACGCCAAGTTTCAGGCGCAAGACGATGAGCAATTGGAATCGTCGATCCGCCAGCCAACGGACGAGCGGCTCTGGGCGATCGCTGAGGGGCTTCGCCGAGGTTGGAGCGTGGAGACCGTCAACAAGATTTGCAAAGTGGACACCTGGTTCCTGCGCAAGATGCTCAAGCTGTTGGACATTGAGCGCGAACTGACGGAGGCGCACCAGTCGGATGTTCCGCTAGAAGACATTGTCTTCCGAGCATTCATGATCGGGTTCCCAAGCCCGGCGATCTTCGACATTGCCAAGACCGACGATCCGGCTTTCACTGAAAGATTGAAGCAGGTCGTGGATAACCTGAAGGTACAGCCGGTGTTTAAGATGGTGGATACCTGTGCAGGCGAGTTTGAATCGAAGACGCCGTACTACTATGGAACCTTCGAAACCCAAGACGACGTCGTTAGAGCTTAAGATTCGAGTCGAATAGCTCGATGGGATTGCCATCGGGGTCGTTGATGAGGACTTGCTTGCCACCGGGACCGGTGACCAATCCAATCCGAATTTTGGCGCCTTTCTCCACCAGTTTTGGCAGCTCGTTTTCGAGTTGATTGATTGGGACGACGATTCGATTCCACCCTCCGGGCGTCGCTTTTTCACCGATCTGCTCGGCGGCGGTGGCGGCAGAGGTTTGGGGGCCGCTCAACCAAAGCTGGTTTGACTTATCGAGGGTCATGATGGCGAAAGCCGGTCCCCACTGAACGACCAATTCGAACCCTAACACATCGCGGTAGAAAGCGATGGACTTTTCCAAGTCGGAAACAAAGTAGCGAATGTTCATGCGGGCATCTTACTACGCCCTTCCTTAACCTAGCAAATGTTCCAGGAGGATAAACTAAGGTCATGCGTTTCCTTGCCCTGGTTCCGGCAGTGCTTCTCTCGGGAGCCTGCCTCGCCCAAAAGCCGCTGACTTTGACCATTCTTCACTCGAACGACCTTCATTCTCACGAGGATCCTACGGCGATCAAAGGGAAGATGTATGGCGGGCTGGCTCGAATCACGACCGTGATCAAGCAGGTTCGGGCCAAGGAAAAGAATGTCATTTTGTTGAACGCCGGGGACTGCTTCCAGGGCACGCTATTTTTCAATATTTACGATGGCTTGGCGGAAGCGGCGGTTCTCGATAAGATGGGCTACCAGGCGTCGTGCATCGGTAACCACGAGTTCGACAAAGGCGTCCCGAACCTGGTCGATTTCTGCAGGCACGTCAACTTCCCGATGCTTGCCTGCAACATCGATATGACCAAAGAGCCGGAACTGGCGAAGGTCGTCAAGCCTTACACGATCCTGACAGTCGATAAGCAGAAGATCGGGGTGGTAGGTCTGATTACGGATACGACAGGCAACATCACGCTCGGCGCGGACAATCTCGTTTTTGAGAAGCATCTTGCGCCGACGCAGAAGGCCGTCGATGAACTGACGAAGCAGGGCGTCAACAAGATCATTGTTTTGAGCCACATCGGCTACGAGGAAGACCAACAGCTTGCGGCAAAGCTCCACAACGTCGATCTGATCGTGGGTGGGCACAGCCATACGCCTTTGGGCACTCCGGCTTTGGATGGATGGCGACCGGCG
It includes:
- the carA gene encoding glutamine-hydrolyzing carbamoyl-phosphate synthase small subunit yields the protein MKRYLLLSDGSIYEGTALGASADSVGEVVFNTGMTGYQEILTDPSYAGQMVMLTYPLVGNYGINDDDFESDRIQVSGFIVKEACDDPSNWRSEKTLHQLLCERGVTGIQGLDTRMITKHIRSAGVTMGVICDDPVAGKQSLESADRYDDSDFVYQVTTKDSYKYGPSGRESLEEPDAEGRPRLVVLDCGLKFNILRRFWSAGCQPIVVPCHASVEEILNHRPDGILLSPGPGDPKRLQPVIETVKKLIGVRPIFGICLGNQLLCHAVGGETYKLKFGHRGSNHAVRDLETGKVTITSQNHGYAVDPDSLNGTRAMVTQVNVNDDTVEGIRIKDADAWSIQYHPEAAPGPWDSRPYFNQFVEKMKSGN
- a CDS encoding prepilin-type N-terminal cleavage/methylation domain-containing protein: MNRNRAFTLIELLVVIAIIAILAAILFPVFAQAKEAAKKTADISNNKQLLTGTMMYMGDNDDVYPLLRVGPSNWQSNVTGPQINSGHILLIPYVKNKDIWKSPNDSLARCDANSTGYGSPVTGGPVSYVFSYNGSQNIKNTSAALPYAWGIAGWLATNADGSIPSGGTVRTTSLTASQIGAPSSTIWLMPSYISWSYWNGLMQHRADQRQYAFPPSDLAGSLATWPGTTAVGAAWCSNDFMSLGAYTKKTNWGFADGHTKTIDRSAIMDRTWLTDPTTANANNLKNLIHWDERFK
- the carB gene encoding carbamoyl-phosphate synthase large subunit — protein: MKVLVIGSGPIVIGQAAEFDYAGTQACKSLKEEGHEVVLINSNPATIMTDPGVADALYIEPMTLEFCTRVIDRERPDALLPTLGGQTGLNLATQLQDAGVLDKYNIRVLGTPLSAIKQAEDRESFRSLMREIQEPVPESWIVTTDAELEAILDEVPYPCIIRPAYTLGGTGGGIANTREELWETGRKGLKLSMRSQIMVERSLLGWKEVEYEVMRDSNGTVITVCNMENFDPMGVHTGDSIVIAPSQTLSDIEYHMLRTASLKIISALGIEGGCNVQMTVNPDSFDYYIIEVNPRVSRSSALASKATGYPIARVAAKIAMGMTLDQIQNQVTGTTKAAFEPALDYCVVKIPRWPFDKFASGDRTLFTQMKATGEVMAIDRSFEAAFMKAIRGLEIKQKDLRHAKFQAQDDEQLESSIRQPTDERLWAIAEGLRRGWSVETVNKICKVDTWFLRKMLKLLDIERELTEAHQSDVPLEDIVFRAFMIGFPSPAIFDIAKTDDPAFTERLKQVVDNLKVQPVFKMVDTCAGEFESKTPYYYGTFETQDDVVRA
- a CDS encoding VOC family protein — protein: MNIRYFVSDLEKSIAFYRDVLGFELVVQWGPAFAIMTLDKSNQLWLSGPQTSAATAAEQIGEKATPGGWNRIVVPINQLENELPKLVEKGAKIRIGLVTGPGGKQVLINDPDGNPIELFDSNLKL